In Novosphingobium sp., the genomic window CTTCGGGTACGACCCGCTTGAGATCGATCGAGAGAAGGCCGTTCTCGAAGGCGGCGTTTCCAACCTCAACGAAGTCCGCCAGCTGGAATCGGCGCTCGAAGGCCCGCAGCGCGATACCGCGATGCAGATACTTGCCCTCACCATCGTCGCTCGCCCGCTTGCCGGTAACGGTGAGCAGGTTCTGCTGGGCGACCACCTCGATGTCTTCGGGCCGGAAGCCCGCGACAGCGAGCGTGATGCGGTAGCTGTCCTCACCGAGCTTGAGGATATCGAAGGGCGGAAACCCTTCTTCCTCGCGGGCGCTTGTTTCAAGCATGTTGAACAGGCGGTCGAAACCGACCGTGGTTCGCCGATAGGGCGTAAAGTCAAACGTGGTTCTCATCGTTCCAAATCCTCTGTTGAGCGATCTGGGCATGAGCTGCGCCGGTAACGCAAAGAGCCGGCGCCCTCCATGTCCCACCGGGCCCGACAGTGGCACCCGGCGCCCGCAATCTAATTTTGTCAAAATCGGCTTCAAGATGCCTGAGAAAAATTTTTCAAGACCAAGGCTCTTCGGCTGCCACGCTCAATCGCCGCGTGGGGAATCGCCTGTCATGGCAGCGGCAGAATGGGGTGCGCGGCGCGCCATTCGGTGGGGCGAACGAGCTTGTCATGCGCGATACGCACCGAATGGAGGGGGGCTTCGATCTCGCGCCGCCAGTGGTCGAGAAATCCGAACAGCACCGGGAAATCGGGCGCGAGATCATAGTCCTGCCAGACGAACAGCTGCAGAAGCGAAGGGGCGTCAAGACGGAAGAAATGGATTTCCGCCGTGGTCAGCCCGTAGCCCTTCAGCTGCGCCAGAAAGCCTCTGTCGGTCATTGCAGGGAGCGGTTCGCGTCCTGGCCTTGGTCGAGTTCTCGCATGGCGGCGAGAATATCATCGATCGGGAATGCCCGTTTCGCGCCAGGCGGTTTGCGCAGGGCCGGCTTGTTGCGCACGGCGGACCGATCAGATGCCCAGGAAGCAAGGATGGCACGCTTCACTTCGGGCTCCAGGCTCGGGTGATGCGCGACATCGAAGGGGTGAAGAAAACGTGAGAATGGCTGCGACATGGCCGTCTCTCCTTTCCATGTGTCGCTCTTTCGATGCGTCGGTCGATGCCGACGGCCCGGTATTTTGGTGCGTCATCGAGTCGCGTCAAGATGCGAAATCGGCGAGGGGGGCGTGCCCGAAGACGGTGATCTGGCACTCAGCGAATGTGACTGCCAAAATTTTTTCGGCCCCCTCTTGAACCCGAAAAAGGCTTTTCATAATTTACGCCCACCTGTCGCGCAGATGAACGACAGGGTCATCACATCTTGTTTTGCATCTGGAGGTTTTGCCATGCATTTCCGCCCCTTGCACGACCGTGTGGTCGTTCGCCGCATCGAAGCCGAGGAGAAAACCTCGGGCGGAATCATCATTCCCGATACAGCCAAGGAAAAGCCGCAGGAAGGCGAAGTCGTTGCTGTTGGCCCAGGCACGCGCGACGAGGCCGGTCGGCTCGTCGAGCTGTCGGTCAAGGCCGGGGACCGCGTCCTCTTCGGCAAGTGGTCGGGGACCGAGGTCAAGATCGGTGGCGAGGATCTGCTCATCATGAAGGAGAGCGACATCCTCGGCGTCGTCGAGACCCAGGCTGAGCTGAAACAGGCCGCCTGAGAGCGCTTGTCATCCTCTAACATTCAGGAAGGAAAAATAGGAAAGGAGTTTGGCCATGGCTGCCAAGGAAGTGAAGTTTGCGTCCGACGCGCGTGATCGCATGCTGCGCGGCGTCGATACGCTGGCCAACGCAGTGAAGGTGACGCTGGGCCCCAAGGGGCGCAATGTCGTTATCGAAAAGTCGTTCGGCGCGCCGCGCATCACCAAAGATGGCGTGAGCGTCGCCAAGGAAATCGAACTGAAGGACAAGTTCGAGAACATGGGCGCGCAGATGCTGCGCGAGGTTGCCAACAAACAGAACGACAAAGCCGGGGACGGCACGACCACCGCGACGGTTCTGGCTCAGGCGATCGTGCGCGAGGGTTCGAAGGCGGTTGCCGCAGGCATGAACCCGATGGACGTCAAGCGCGGTATCGACCTTGCGTGACGACCGTCGTCAAGGATCTTGAGGCACATTCCAAGCAGGTCAGCGCCAACAGCGAGATCGCGCAGGTCGCGACCATCTCCGCCAATGGCGACGAGGAAGTCGGTCGCATTCTTGCCGAGGCGATGGAAAAGGTGGGCAACGAGGGCGTCATCACCGTCGAGGAGGCCAAGAGCCTGGCAACCGAACTCGAGACGGTTGAGGGCATGCAGTTCGACCGTGGCTATCTCTCGCCCTACTTCGTGACCGACACCGAGAAGCTGAAGGTCGAGCTCGACGATCCCTATATCCTCATTCACGAGAAAAAGCTCTCGAACCTGCAGCCGATGGTGCCGCTGCTGGAGAAGGTGGTGCAGTCGGGACGGCCCCTGCTCATCATCGCCGAGGACGTCGAGGGCGAGGCGCTCGCGACGCTTGTGGTCAACAGGCTGCGGGGCGGCCTCAAGGTTGCGGCGGTCAAGGCTCCCGGATTTGGTGACCGCCGCAAGGCCATGCTCGAAGACATCGCCATTCTCACTGGCGGCAATGTCGTCAGTGAGGAGCTTGGCACCAAACTGGAGAGCGTCACCATTGATATGCTTGGCCGTGCCAAGCGGATCATCATCGACAAGGACAATACGACCGTCGTCGATGGCGCCGGAGTCGGCTCCGACATCGAGGCCCGCGTCGCCCAGATCCGGGCGCAGATTGAAGCCACGACCAGCGACTACGACCGCGAGAAGCTCCAGGAACGCGTCGCCAAGCTTGCGGGCGGCGTCGCGGTGATCCGCGTCGGCGGAGCCACCGAAGTCGAGGTTAAGGAGCGCAAGGACCGCGTCGATGATGCGCTTCATGCGACGCGCGCCGCTGTCGAGGAAGGGATCCTGCCGGGTGGTGGTATCGCTCTGCTGCGCTCCACCAAGGCTCTGGACGGCCTCAAGGTGGCCAATGACGATCAGCAGTCGGGCATCGACATCGTGCGGCGCGCCTTGCGGGCGCCCGTTCGGCAGATCGTCGACAATGCCGGCGAAGACGGCGCCTTCATCGTGGGCAAGCTTCTCGAAAGCGACGACTACAATTGGGGCTTCAATGCCGCGACCGGAGACTATGAGGATCTCGTGAAATCGGGCGTCATCGATCCGGCCAAGGTGGTGCGCACCGCTCTCCAGGATGCGGCATCGGTTGCTTCGCTCCTGATTACAACCGAGGCCCTTGTTGCCGAATTACCCAAGGAGGAGAAAGCCACGCCCATGCCGGCGATGGATTTCTAATAAGACAGGCGGGCCCTTGCCTGGGCAGGGGCCCGCCCCATCAGGATTGCCAGCTCCGCCCCGGATAGGCGCGTTGGCACACTATAAGGTGATGCGGTCAGTCATGCCGATCCGCAGTTTGGGCATAGGCGGCTGACCTCAACGAGAAGTGCATCGATCTCATAGGGCTTTTCAAAGACGGCCTCGAACAGGTCCGGTCGCCCCCGGCCAATTGCGCCCTGCGCGCCGCTCACGAGAATGATCGGGGTGTTGCCCAGGTCTGGCAGAGCCCGCAAAGCCGTGGCGAGCTCAAGCCCGGTCAGACGAGGCATCATGAAATCGGTGATCACAAGATCGGGCCTGAAAGTTGAAACGTGGGCGAGCGCTTCCTGACCATCCGACGCGGTCTGCACCAGATAGCCAACGTCCTCCAACGCCTCTGCAAGCCACGTCGCTAGAAGCCATTCGTCATCGACGACCAGTATCCGACGCGGATTTTTAGCATCTGCAGCCATTTGCACCGCCTGGGTCGGCTGATTGGCGCGGTGGAAAGGGCTGCAAATTCATTCGATTTCCACCTTGCTCGACAGCGATTCGTCGGGCCCAATGAGGGGATTGCCGGCGAGAACGGATGTTGGCCGCAGGGTATAATACTTACCTGTGATCAAAGATCCTTTCCCTTTGGGGCATGGCGGGTGGCGTAACGAAATTCCTTTCGTCACACAGGTGGCTCAGTTGGTCGACCGCGTGGTTCCATAGTGGGGATTTGTCATGCGGCTCGCAGGGCTCGCTGTTGCGTTCGCCTCCAGCAGATGCAAAATCGCGCTCATGAATACCGATGACCTCTATCGTCTTCTGCGCGTCAATCATGTGCAGGCGCAGGGGATTGTCGGCACGGTTTCGGATCCGCTGGTGGTGCTGGATAGCAGCCTCAGCGTCCAGGCCGCGAGCCGCGCGTTCTTCGATACCTTCGGGGTTGATAGCGATGAAACCATCGGGCAGCCTTTTTATGGACTGGGCAATGGACAATGGGACATCCCTGAACTTCGGCGCTTGCTGGAGGATGTGATCCCGAGAAGCGCGGCTGTCATCAACTACCAAGTCGAACATAACTTCCCGCGCCTGGGCCAACGAACAATGCTGCTCACCGCTGATCCAATGTCTGATATGCCCACCTTTATCATGGACAGCGGACCTTCCGAACGCCACAACCCTTCGGTCAACCCAGCATTAGCCGGGATAGCAGGGGTGCCCCTGCCCTCCCCCGCTGACAAAGGCGACCTTCAGGTGGCCCTTTGACCTCCTCGAAAGCGGCCATTGGTTCATGACACTTT contains:
- a CDS encoding Hsp20 family protein, with protein sequence MRTTFDFTPYRRTTVGFDRLFNMLETSAREEEGFPPFDILKLGEDSYRITLAVAGFRPEDIEVVAQQNLLTVTGKRASDDGEGKYLHRGIALRAFERRFQLADFVEVGNAAFENGLLSIDLKRVVPEAMKPRRIEIGGGELATPRLSEVKEQVSQAA
- a CDS encoding protein usg, which codes for MTDRGFLAQLKGYGLTTAEIHFFRLDAPSLLQLFVWQDYDLAPDFPVLFGFLDHWRREIEAPLHSVRIAHDKLVRPTEWRAAHPILPLP
- the groES gene encoding co-chaperone GroES, whose protein sequence is MHFRPLHDRVVVRRIEAEEKTSGGIIIPDTAKEKPQEGEVVAVGPGTRDEAGRLVELSVKAGDRVLFGKWSGTEVKIGGEDLLIMKESDILGVVETQAELKQAA
- a CDS encoding response regulator, with protein sequence MAADAKNPRRILVVDDEWLLATWLAEALEDVGYLVQTASDGQEALAHVSTFRPDLVITDFMMPRLTGLELATALRALPDLGNTPIILVSGAQGAIGRGRPDLFEAVFEKPYEIDALLVEVSRLCPNCGSA